The proteins below are encoded in one region of Limnochorda pilosa:
- the phoU gene encoding phosphate signaling complex protein PhoU: MPREAYENELQRLKEELLKMGGLVEELTALATRSLADQDEETARRVIRLDDVIDRMDDEIEERCMRLIALQQPLARDLRLIGGILKVVTDLERIADYGVNIAEITLRIAQEPLIKPLIDIPRMAAMAQEMTRHSLDSLVRQDVRLAEEVCHADDPVDELYSSLFDELIGFVLEGGEARRATQAINLIFVARYLERIADHATNIAERVIYIVTGERVPHQLKGHYTGTPGANPAFRRRQEG, from the coding sequence ATGCCCCGGGAAGCCTACGAGAACGAGCTGCAGCGCCTGAAGGAAGAGCTGTTGAAGATGGGTGGTCTGGTGGAAGAGCTCACCGCCCTCGCCACCCGCTCCCTGGCAGACCAGGACGAGGAGACCGCCCGCCGCGTCATCCGGCTGGACGACGTCATCGATCGGATGGACGACGAGATCGAGGAGCGCTGCATGCGGCTCATCGCGCTCCAGCAGCCCCTGGCCCGCGACCTCCGCCTCATCGGGGGCATCCTGAAGGTCGTGACGGACCTGGAGCGGATCGCCGACTACGGCGTCAACATCGCCGAGATCACCCTGCGCATCGCCCAGGAGCCGCTCATCAAGCCGCTCATCGACATCCCCCGCATGGCGGCCATGGCGCAGGAGATGACCCGCCACAGCCTCGACTCCCTGGTGCGGCAGGACGTGCGCCTGGCCGAGGAGGTCTGCCACGCGGACGACCCCGTCGACGAGCTCTACTCCAGCCTCTTCGACGAGCTGATCGGCTTCGTGCTGGAAGGCGGGGAGGCCCGCCGGGCCACCCAGGCCATCAACCTCATCTTCGTCGCCCGGTACCTGGAGCGCATTGCGGACCACGCCACCAACATCGCCGAGCGGGTGATCTACATCGTCACCGGCGAGCGGGTGCCCCACCAGCTCAAGGGCCACTACACGGGCACCCCCGGCGCCAACCCCGCCTTCAGGCGCCGGCAGGAAGGCTGA